Proteins encoded within one genomic window of Mesobacillus subterraneus:
- a CDS encoding S66 peptidase family protein, with product MPIKPERLKKGDTVAVIAPASPPNKENLKRGLKFIEDLGLNYKLGKSLYSEYGYLAGNDEDRLADLHDMFRDDEVKGIICAGGGYGTARIASAIDYDVMKNNPKIFWGYSDITFLHTAIRQQARLVTFHGPMLASDIGKEEAHQISKDTFQQLFTPAVLNYSNDLSQIEELVPGSAEGSLVGGNLSLLSSSMGTPFEIETEGKILLIEDINEEPRAVDRMLNQLYMAGKLQESAGIIVGDFNNCVPERELSLTLEEVIDHYIKLAGKPALKGFKMGHCSPHIGVPLGVAASMKTKEKTLFVESGIK from the coding sequence GAAACGCGGCTTGAAATTCATCGAGGATTTAGGGCTCAATTATAAATTAGGAAAATCACTTTATTCTGAATATGGCTATCTAGCCGGCAATGATGAGGATAGATTAGCCGACCTTCATGATATGTTCCGTGATGACGAAGTAAAAGGAATAATCTGTGCTGGCGGCGGTTATGGCACAGCGCGAATTGCATCAGCGATAGACTATGATGTTATGAAAAATAATCCTAAAATCTTTTGGGGCTACAGCGACATTACATTCTTGCATACTGCAATCAGGCAGCAGGCACGACTGGTAACTTTCCATGGTCCAATGCTTGCTTCGGATATTGGAAAAGAAGAAGCTCATCAAATTTCCAAGGATACATTCCAGCAATTGTTTACACCAGCTGTGCTGAATTATTCCAATGATCTTTCGCAGATTGAAGAACTGGTCCCGGGATCAGCAGAAGGATCATTAGTTGGCGGTAACCTCTCGCTACTTTCCAGCTCTATGGGCACACCATTTGAAATTGAAACAGAAGGTAAGATTCTACTTATTGAAGACATTAATGAAGAGCCACGGGCTGTAGACAGGATGCTGAATCAGCTGTATATGGCTGGCAAGCTGCAGGAATCAGCCGGAATCATTGTCGGTGACTTTAATAACTGCGTACCTGAAAGAGAACTGTCTTTAACTCTGGAAGAAGTGATAGACCATTACATTAAACTTGCCGGTAAACCAGCCCTCAAAGGATTTAAAATGGGGCATTGCTCCCCTCACATTGGTGTGCCGCTCGGGGTGGCTGCATCCATGAAAACAAAAGAAAAAACGTTATTTGTTGAAAGCGGGATCAAATAG